The genomic segment CTCTTTAAAATGATTTTTCAATTTTATAATTGCCTTTTTCTCTATTTGTCTTACTCTTTCCCTTGTAATGTTTAAAATAGAACCTATTTCTTTTAGAGTGTGTATTTTATTATTATAAAGACCATATCTCAGTTCGAGTATCTCCTTTTCCCTTTCTGTAAGGGTATTGTCAAGCAGATCTCTCATTTCTGATAACTGATCTTCCTTAATAATTTTTTCTTCAACATCATCATTTTTCCCAATGATATCTTCCAGATAAATATTATCTCCTATTGTTTCATTTAGGGATATTACATCCTGAAATTCATTTAAAAGAAGGATTACCTTACTTTCCTTCAATTCCACTTCCTTTGCAATGTATGAAGTTGACGGGGATTCCCCATGTAGTGCTACATAATCTGTAATTACTTTATTTACTTTGGCAAGCTGTTCGTATTTATAGGAAGGTATTCTTATATCTCTTCCTGTATTAATTATCGCTTTCTTTATAGACTGTTTAATCCACCATACTGCGTATGTGCTAAATCTATGTCCCTTAGTGTAGTCAAATTTATTTATTGCCTTTATTAATCCTATATTTCCCTCACTAATCAGGTCAATTAGCGGAAGACCGTTACCAAGTGACTTTTTTGCAGTACTTATAACCAGCCTTAAATTTGATAAAATTAATAACTGTCTCGCCTGCTCATCATTTTCTTCTCTAATTTTCTTTAAAAGTTCATATTCCTCTTCTTTTGACAGCAAATGAAATTTCTGAATATCACTCAAATAGAGAGAAATCAAATTTAAATTATTCTCTTCCATATATCAGCTCCGTTGTTATTATCTTGTTAGTTTAATATACTTATTCTTATGCTAATCATCACAATATTTCATCGCAGTAATTTTAAACAAATTCTGATTTGAGGTTTCTACTCATGAATAATGAAACTAATTCATTTACAGGTTTTCCTTTATAAATCACTTCATATAAAGCAGAAAAAATAGGTGCATTTATATTCTGTTCCTTTATAATTGCATATAGAGCCTTTATAGTTTCTGCACCTTCAGAAACCATATTCATATTTGCAGTTATATCTTCTATTTTTTCACCTTTTCCAAGTTTTTCTCCTACATATCTGTTTCTACTGTGGTTACTTGTACATGTTACGATTATATCACCAAGACCCGAAAGTCCCATAAAAGTTTTTGGATTTACATCATAATACTTACTTATTTCAAATATTTCGTTTATTCCTCTAGTAATCAAAGCAGCCTTAGAGTTATCTCCAAAACCTAATCCGTCAGATATTCCTGCAGCAATTGCCAGACAGTTTTTTAACGCTCCGCCCAGTTCTGCTCCAGTAAGATCTGTTCCGGTATAAACTCTGAAATATTGGTTACTGAATATTTTCTGAACCTGTATTGCCGAATTTTCATCCCTAGACACTGCCAAAATTGCTGACGGAAGTTTCATCGCCACTTCTTCAGCATGAGTCGGTCCGGCAAGCAGGACATAACTGTATTCTTTATCTCCGAGTTCTTCTGCCACTACTTCAGAAATTCTTTTCTTACTTGAAATTTCAATTCCTTTCGCGACATTAACTAATATTATATTATATATCAGACAATTTTTCAACCTTTTTAAAACTGCCCGTAAAAATTGTGTAGGTGTAGCTAATAAAATAACATCAATTCTGCCATATTTTTCTTCATCAGAAAGAACTTCACAATAATTATCTACTATTTTCAGCTCATCTGGTAGTTTAAATTCAAATGAAAAAATAGGATTTTTTCT from the Leptotrichia sp. oral taxon 215 str. W9775 genome contains:
- a CDS encoding RNA polymerase sigma factor RpoD/SigA, which translates into the protein MEENNLNLISLYLSDIQKFHLLSKEEEYELLKKIREENDEQARQLLILSNLRLVISTAKKSLGNGLPLIDLISEGNIGLIKAINKFDYTKGHRFSTYAVWWIKQSIKKAIINTGRDIRIPSYKYEQLAKVNKVITDYVALHGESPSTSYIAKEVELKESKVILLLNEFQDVISLNETIGDNIYLEDIIGKNDDVEEKIIKEDQLSEMRDLLDNTLTEREKEILELRYGLYNNKIHTLKEIGSILNITRERVRQIEKKAIIKLKNHFKEYKEIL
- a CDS encoding NAD(P)H-dependent glycerol-3-phosphate dehydrogenase codes for the protein MKNVLVIGGGSWGSCLAKLLVENGSNVYLWEHNEKNREIMKTERKNPIFSFEFKLPDELKIVDNYCEVLSDEEKYGRIDVILLATPTQFLRAVLKRLKNCLIYNIILVNVAKGIEISSKKRISEVVAEELGDKEYSYVLLAGPTHAEEVAMKLPSAILAVSRDENSAIQVQKIFSNQYFRVYTGTDLTGAELGGALKNCLAIAAGISDGLGFGDNSKAALITRGINEIFEISKYYDVNPKTFMGLSGLGDIIVTCTSNHSRNRYVGEKLGKGEKIEDITANMNMVSEGAETIKALYAIIKEQNINAPIFSALYEVIYKGKPVNELVSLFMSRNLKSEFV